TTCCAATAATGCTTTTTAGATTAGTATCCAAGTCAATTCTATCTTCAATTGCACCAATTTTTTCGCCAAGTATCAAAATATCCTTTTGGCCCAAGTACCCAGGAGCATAAACTTCGCCACCTTTGATAACTTTAATCATTAAATTGCATCTCCTCCGTTTAGTTTTATAATTTTTAATTAAAACTTTGATTCTGGTGCAAAAAGTCTATTCACATAAATATAGTGTTTTTAATTCAATTAAAAACAAAACTCTGTTCATATGACTTTTTACACCAGAATCAATCTTGCAAATCAAAATCTCACTTATAGTATGCAGGCTAAATTATACTCCTATTATAATAAGCATAATTAGGCTAATACTATAGTATTTCAAGTATAATTTAGTTATATAAAAAAATAGAGGAAGAATCATTTAATGATCCTCCCTCCGTTTCTTTTTCTATTCATTTTCAAGATGTTTTAATATCTCTCTTGCATCAGGTGGGCAGCCTTTTACTGATTTTTTAAAGTCTTTGGTACACAGCCCAATACCAAGGCCATCCAGGCTTTTTTCTTTATAGCCAGTGCCTATACATATTTTTTTATCTTTTATGGTATATAGTTGGTTTTTATCGTCTAGTCTTGCCAAGGCATGAATTAAGCTGCCATAGCACGGCGAACAGGCACCATCCTCTTGTACATAGTCTGCATACTTTTCAGCCAGGTTACTATTTTCAACACTTATCTTTGGCTTTTTATCCCTGTCTAGCTCTACAAGCTGTTCATCACTAGCAAAAAACTCACCAACTCCAAGCCCTTCTGCTATCTTAAGATGCCCTACGTCTTCGATTTCATAACCCAATAATTTGGCCGCATACGAATCAAGTAATACCGGATCTTCGCATAACATAATCCTGCCCATCTCAACAGGATTACCCCCACCTTCATAAGTAAGGTCGCCGATAATACCATCAACTATTACTAGATCAGACTCAATAATAGTATTTAACCTTGCTATTGGCTCATCTAACCCAAGAGAGTGAAACCTTCTTTTCTCATCATTAGGAACACAACCTTTA
The Natranaerofaba carboxydovora genome window above contains:
- a CDS encoding DUF362 domain-containing protein; amino-acid sequence: MMEKGKIYTIYGNSPKEMVKKILDQYPPKMEDLTKDARIALKPNLVKPKYSDSGATTSPEMVAGVLEFLKDKGFNNIVIMESSWVETSTEKAFDVCGYTQLSREYGIPLLNLQEHEYETVKSGSYEINVFKRPMNVDYFINLPVLKAHCQTNLTCALKNLKGCVPNDEKRRFHSLGLDEPIARLNTIIESDLVIVDGIIGDLTYEGGGNPVEMGRIMLCEDPVLLDSYAAKLLGYEIEDVGHLKIAEGLGVGEFFASDEQLVELDRDKKPKISVENSNLAEKYADYVQEDGACSPCYGSLIHALARLDDKNQLYTIKDKKICIGTGYKEKSLDGLGIGLCTKDFKKSVKGCPPDAREILKHLENE